The Peribacillus sp. FSL E2-0218 genome contains a region encoding:
- the accB gene encoding acetyl-CoA carboxylase biotin carboxyl carrier protein, which translates to MKVQEIREIIKLVDQSNISEFVYENEGTKIKLKKTETVTAIQPAISLDALQANAAVEVKPAAAPEAVKAVEPAAPAPAVSERENLHKITSPMVGTFYQSPAPDSPAYVKAGDKVTTDSIVCIVEAMKLFNEIEAEVSGEVVEVLVKEGQLVEYGQPLFLVKPE; encoded by the coding sequence ATGAAAGTGCAAGAAATTCGTGAAATCATCAAGCTAGTCGATCAATCCAATATAAGTGAATTCGTTTATGAAAATGAAGGAACGAAAATTAAATTAAAGAAAACTGAAACGGTTACAGCCATCCAGCCGGCAATTTCTCTGGACGCCCTTCAAGCCAATGCAGCTGTCGAGGTTAAGCCTGCCGCTGCTCCTGAGGCGGTAAAAGCTGTTGAACCGGCAGCACCGGCTCCTGCCGTCTCTGAACGGGAAAATTTACATAAGATCACATCTCCTATGGTAGGGACATTTTACCAATCACCTGCACCGGATTCTCCGGCCTACGTAAAAGCGGGCGATAAAGTGACAACGGATTCGATTGTCTGCATCGTCGAGGCGATGAAACTCTTCAATGAAATCGAAGCCGAAGTTAGCGGTGAAGTCGTTGAAGTCCTTGTAAAAGAAGGACAACTTGTAGAATATGGTCAACCATTATTTTTAGTAAAGCCGGAATGA
- a CDS encoding SpoIIIAH-like family protein — MLLKKQTVWLLTMLSLVVVLSVYYLTAPEENAADMTATEQAEKAENKAENKAENKTEMKTDNKADTKGESKGNKESSKNAEGSSVTIASGDEFESLRMQIEDERAKLNEELTEKMGNTDLSAEERDEAYAKIEQLSETKVKENIIENLIVAMDYNAALVRVDGTDVKVSVKADKQTKTEANNIIRLVRKEVSDAQNVVVDFQPEK; from the coding sequence ATGTTATTAAAAAAGCAAACGGTTTGGTTATTGACTATGCTAAGTCTGGTCGTTGTCCTTTCAGTCTATTATTTAACCGCTCCTGAAGAAAATGCTGCCGATATGACGGCAACGGAGCAAGCGGAAAAGGCGGAAAATAAGGCGGAAAATAAGGCAGAAAACAAAACGGAAATGAAAACAGACAACAAAGCTGACACAAAAGGTGAAAGCAAAGGGAATAAAGAATCGTCCAAAAATGCAGAAGGTTCATCTGTAACGATAGCATCAGGGGATGAATTCGAATCATTAAGGATGCAGATCGAGGATGAACGCGCAAAGCTGAATGAAGAATTGACAGAAAAGATGGGCAATACAGACCTTTCGGCTGAAGAAAGAGACGAAGCGTATGCTAAAATCGAACAATTAAGTGAAACGAAGGTTAAAGAAAATATCATTGAAAACTTAATTGTGGCCATGGATTATAATGCTGCATTGGTTCGCGTCGATGGTACGGATGTTAAGGTAAGTGTCAAGGCTGATAAACAAACAAAAACAGAAGCCAACAACATTATCCGCCTGGTCCGCAAAGAAGTGAGCGATGCACAAAATGTAGTGGTCGATTTCCAACCTGAAAAATAA
- the spoIIIAG gene encoding stage III sporulation protein AG has product MNKDKGPLSWLQKLLNKDPDQKEPKEKKPSLYVYALIVVLLGAGIMMAGNLLTTNQTGQTSDVKTVFNNKQEEKDDVETFGQKNQSEFKNTKDYEIYLQNEMKEALESITGVKDVKVVIYVDASEKKVYERNKVTQKQVTQETDQEGGKRTVEDTSVDEQLVLVKSGEKEGPIISETKKPIVRGVLVVAKGAENIQIKKWIVEAVTRSLDVPSHRVSVMPKK; this is encoded by the coding sequence TTGAACAAAGACAAAGGTCCATTATCCTGGCTGCAAAAACTATTGAATAAGGATCCTGACCAAAAAGAGCCGAAGGAAAAAAAACCTTCCCTGTATGTCTATGCTTTAATCGTTGTCCTTTTGGGAGCGGGGATCATGATGGCAGGTAATCTGTTGACCACCAACCAGACGGGACAAACATCCGACGTGAAGACGGTATTCAATAACAAGCAAGAAGAAAAGGATGATGTCGAAACATTCGGTCAGAAAAATCAATCCGAATTCAAGAACACGAAGGATTATGAAATATACCTTCAAAATGAAATGAAGGAAGCGTTGGAATCGATAACGGGAGTCAAGGATGTAAAAGTCGTAATCTACGTGGATGCATCCGAGAAAAAAGTATATGAAAGAAATAAAGTCACCCAAAAGCAGGTCACGCAAGAAACCGATCAGGAAGGCGGCAAAAGGACGGTCGAGGATACATCGGTGGATGAACAACTAGTTTTAGTCAAAAGCGGCGAAAAAGAAGGGCCGATCATTTCCGAAACAAAGAAACCTATTGTAAGGGGAGTCCTTGTAGTCGCTAAAGGAGCCGAAAACATTCAAATCAAAAAGTGGATCGTCGAAGCTGTCACACGATCACTTGATGTACCGAGTCACAGGGTTTCTGTCATGCCTAAAAAATAA
- the spoIIIAF gene encoding stage III sporulation protein AF, with protein sequence MSFLAGWVSNIIVFVLLATVIDMLLPNSALQKYAKMVIGLLLIAIIITPILGLFNKDFDEILSAATSEFENQKKKDLGNLTEMKKKEIQATQGAYILKQMAVDLKADVEEELMKDYNMKISAIDVAVKNEEKPSVEDLQNINISLEKAEGKEDTSIEAVAKIDINAERPSPSNDANLDAVKSFLATSWSVDKEIIEIAGERK encoded by the coding sequence GTGAGTTTTTTAGCTGGCTGGGTATCCAATATCATTGTGTTCGTTTTGCTTGCCACAGTAATCGATATGCTCCTTCCCAATTCAGCCTTGCAGAAATATGCCAAAATGGTCATCGGACTTTTATTGATTGCGATCATCATCACTCCTATATTGGGGTTATTCAATAAGGATTTCGATGAAATATTATCTGCCGCGACGAGCGAATTTGAAAATCAGAAAAAAAAAGATTTGGGAAATTTGACAGAAATGAAGAAAAAAGAAATACAAGCTACCCAGGGTGCATATATTTTAAAACAAATGGCTGTTGACTTAAAGGCAGATGTGGAAGAGGAGCTGATGAAGGATTATAACATGAAGATCAGTGCGATTGATGTTGCCGTCAAGAATGAGGAAAAACCAAGCGTGGAAGATTTGCAAAATATCAACATTTCTTTGGAAAAGGCAGAAGGGAAAGAAGACACTTCGATAGAGGCTGTTGCAAAAATCGATATTAACGCAGAGAGGCCATCACCTTCGAACGATGCCAATCTGGATGCGGTCAAAAGTTTTCTGGCAACAAGTTGGTCTGTCGATAAAGAGATCATTGAAATCGCCGGGGAAAGGAAGTGA
- the spoIIIAE gene encoding stage III sporulation protein AE has protein sequence MKQRMPYLSILFILLFFLHTSIGQAAENPENTESVQEPIMQSELVQAQIERLGVDELKQYWDDIVTEYGGFLPESQKGSFMDFVSGDKKFSFDQWLKGITKFVFHELLVNGKLLGSLILLTVFSMFLQNLQNAFEQSSVSKVAYAIVYMVLIILALNSFHVAIEYTKDTIDLMISFLMALIPLLLALIAASGGLISAAFFHPVLMFLMNTSGILVQFIVLPLLFFAAILSIVSTLTEHYKVTQLAQLLRNFAIGILGAFMTIFLGVISVQGASSAVADGVTIRTAKFVTGNFIPVIGRMFTDATDTVISASVLLKNTVGLSGVIILLLITTFPAIKILMISFVYKLAASLLQPLGGGPVIKCLDIISKSMIYIFAALAIVSLMFFLSITVIIASGNITLMVR, from the coding sequence ATGAAGCAGCGGATGCCTTACTTATCGATCCTATTCATTTTACTCTTTTTTTTGCATACATCTATTGGACAAGCTGCCGAAAATCCTGAAAATACAGAAAGCGTTCAAGAGCCGATCATGCAGTCCGAACTGGTACAAGCCCAAATAGAAAGACTGGGGGTTGATGAGCTTAAACAATATTGGGATGACATTGTCACGGAATATGGCGGATTCTTACCGGAAAGCCAGAAAGGGAGTTTCATGGATTTTGTAAGCGGGGATAAGAAATTCTCCTTTGACCAGTGGCTGAAGGGCATCACAAAATTCGTTTTTCATGAGCTGCTCGTCAACGGCAAGCTGCTGGGCTCTCTTATCCTGTTAACTGTTTTCAGCATGTTTTTGCAGAATTTGCAGAATGCGTTCGAGCAAAGTTCCGTGAGTAAGGTCGCTTATGCAATCGTTTATATGGTGCTTATCATTCTGGCGCTCAACAGTTTCCATGTCGCGATCGAATATACAAAAGACACGATAGATTTGATGATTTCCTTTTTGATGGCGCTCATCCCGCTTCTTTTGGCTTTGATAGCTGCGTCAGGCGGGCTTATATCAGCGGCCTTCTTTCATCCGGTCTTAATGTTTTTAATGAACACAAGCGGCATCCTGGTGCAATTCATCGTTCTCCCCTTATTATTCTTTGCAGCGATTTTGAGCATCGTCAGCACGCTGACCGAACATTACAAAGTAACACAGCTCGCCCAGCTTCTCCGTAACTTTGCCATCGGCATCCTTGGAGCGTTCATGACCATATTCCTTGGCGTCATTTCCGTTCAAGGGGCATCCTCCGCTGTAGCGGACGGGGTTACGATCAGAACGGCCAAATTCGTGACAGGTAACTTCATACCAGTAATCGGGCGCATGTTCACTGATGCAACGGATACGGTCATCAGTGCCTCCGTCCTTCTGAAAAATACGGTGGGCTTATCGGGCGTCATCATATTGCTGCTCATCACGACCTTTCCAGCGATAAAAATCCTGATGATTTCTTTTGTCTATAAACTGGCAGCCAGTCTTTTGCAGCCGCTTGGCGGCGGTCCGGTAATAAAATGCCTCGACATCATCAGTAAAAGCATGATTTATATTTTTGCCGCCTTGGCGATCGTATCACTCATGTTCTTTTTAAGTATCACCGTAATTATTGCCTCTGGAAACATTACACTGATGGTTCGTTAG
- the spoIIIAD gene encoding stage III sporulation protein AD: MAIEIIKIVAIALVATFLALIVKEQKPNLAFLLIVFVGCSIFLFLADKIYEIILMLEKIAVNANVNTVYLETILKIIGIAYIAEFASQITKDAGQGSLASKIELSGKILILAMAIPILTVIIETIIQMLPS; encoded by the coding sequence TTGGCGATTGAAATCATAAAAATCGTAGCCATTGCCCTGGTTGCCACCTTTCTGGCCTTGATCGTCAAGGAGCAAAAACCAAATTTGGCATTCCTGCTTATCGTTTTTGTAGGGTGCTCCATTTTTCTTTTTCTGGCAGATAAAATATACGAGATCATTTTAATGTTAGAGAAAATCGCAGTTAATGCCAATGTAAATACGGTCTATCTGGAGACCATCTTAAAAATAATCGGAATTGCCTATATTGCTGAGTTCGCCTCGCAAATTACAAAAGATGCCGGGCAGGGCTCGCTCGCTTCAAAAATAGAATTGAGCGGGAAAATCCTGATCCTGGCGATGGCAATTCCAATATTGACGGTCATTATCGAAACGATCATTCAGATGCTCCCGAGTTAA
- the spoIIIAC gene encoding stage III sporulation protein AC: MGIDVDIIFKIAGVGLVVAFLHTILDQVGKKEYAQWVTLFGFIYILFMVASVVEDLFQKIKSVFLFQ, encoded by the coding sequence ATGGGCATTGATGTGGACATCATATTCAAAATAGCGGGTGTGGGGCTTGTTGTAGCATTTCTTCATACGATACTCGACCAGGTCGGGAAGAAGGAGTATGCCCAGTGGGTGACACTTTTCGGATTCATCTATATTTTATTCATGGTCGCATCCGTAGTGGAGGACTTATTCCAAAAAATTAAATCTGTATTCCTATTTCAGTAA
- the spoIIIAB gene encoding stage III sporulation protein SpoIIIAB, with protein MFKLVGAAIIIIATTWAGFEAAKKLSLRPRQLRQLKVAMQSLEAEIMYGHTPLQEAARKLSKQLTNPLSKFFETFANRLKSGETTVKEAWDESLKKIWKSLALKQGEFEILSQFGETLGKSDRHHQQKQIMLTMAHLEREESDALERQGKYEKMMKSLGFLTGLLLIILLM; from the coding sequence ATGTTTAAGTTGGTTGGTGCTGCCATCATCATCATAGCCACGACTTGGGCAGGTTTCGAGGCTGCCAAAAAATTGAGTTTGAGGCCGCGGCAGCTGAGACAGCTTAAAGTTGCGATGCAATCGCTTGAAGCGGAAATCATGTATGGACATACACCTTTGCAAGAAGCGGCAAGGAAGCTTTCCAAGCAGCTGACAAATCCATTATCCAAATTTTTCGAAACATTCGCCAATCGGCTCAAGTCAGGTGAGACCACCGTCAAGGAAGCATGGGATGAGAGCTTGAAGAAAATATGGAAATCCCTGGCCTTGAAGCAGGGGGAGTTCGAGATCCTTTCACAGTTCGGGGAGACGCTTGGGAAAAGCGATAGGCATCATCAACAAAAACAGATCATGCTGACGATGGCACATTTGGAACGGGAAGAGAGCGATGCACTCGAACGACAGGGAAAATATGAAAAAATGATGAAAAGTCTTGGTTTTCTAACTGGATTGTTATTGATCATTTTGCTGATGTAG
- the spoIIIAA gene encoding stage III sporulation protein AA, producing the protein METILSFLPKTLYEQLQGMTPMMIEKMEELRIRIGRPLEVIIGGEPFFFSYAVSKTDADQLLNQIGQFSLYTLEEELKRGYITIAGGHRVGLAGKVILENGAVKAIRDISSFNIRIAREKVGVAEPLTPYLYNGEWQHTLLIGAPQTGKTTVLRDIARMISSGNEMKGIAPQKVGIVDERSEIAGCVHGVPQLEFGTRLDVLDGCPKAEGMMMMIRSMSPDVLVVDEIGRAEDTQAVLEAVNAGIKLMITTHGHTLEEVKKRPFIAEILKQNIFERFIELRRTKAGTRSYKILDAAGVPIFSDESVKPHV; encoded by the coding sequence ATGGAAACGATTCTTTCTTTTTTACCGAAAACCCTATACGAGCAGCTCCAGGGTATGACACCGATGATGATAGAAAAAATGGAAGAGCTGCGAATACGGATCGGAAGACCGCTTGAGGTCATTATTGGTGGGGAACCTTTCTTCTTTTCGTATGCCGTTTCCAAAACGGATGCAGATCAATTATTGAACCAAATAGGTCAATTTTCGTTGTATACGCTTGAGGAAGAATTGAAGCGAGGCTATATAACCATCGCTGGAGGCCATCGAGTCGGCCTTGCCGGAAAGGTCATCCTGGAGAATGGAGCGGTCAAGGCAATAAGGGATATTTCCTCATTCAATATCCGGATTGCCCGTGAAAAAGTCGGTGTGGCTGAGCCGCTTACTCCATATTTATATAATGGGGAATGGCAGCATACATTATTGATCGGCGCTCCGCAAACAGGAAAAACGACGGTGTTGCGGGATATTGCAAGAATGATATCGTCTGGAAATGAAATGAAGGGCATTGCACCGCAAAAGGTGGGAATTGTGGACGAGCGCTCGGAAATAGCAGGATGCGTTCATGGAGTGCCGCAGCTTGAATTTGGAACAAGGCTGGATGTCCTCGATGGATGTCCCAAAGCGGAAGGAATGATGATGATGATCCGTTCGATGTCCCCGGATGTATTGGTCGTGGATGAAATAGGCCGCGCTGAAGATACTCAAGCAGTTCTCGAAGCAGTGAATGCAGGCATTAAACTCATGATAACAACACATGGACATACACTGGAAGAAGTGAAGAAGCGGCCCTTCATCGCAGAGATATTAAAACAAAACATCTTTGAACGTTTTATCGAATTACGAAGAACGAAAGCCGGGACTCGAAGCTACAAAATCCTCGATGCAGCTGGGGTCCCTATTTTTTCTGATGAAAGTGTGAAGCCGCATGTTTAA
- the efp gene encoding elongation factor P: MISVNDFRTGVTIEVDNGIWQVIEFQHVKPGKGAAFVRSKLRNLRTGSIQEKTFRAGEKVAKAHIENRKMQYLYASGDSHVFMDNETYDQIELPASSIERELKFLKENMEVHIMTFQAETLGVELPNTVELEVAETEPGIKGDTSSGGTKSAVLETGLSVQVPFFINQGDKLLINTNEGSYVSRA, translated from the coding sequence ATGATTTCTGTAAACGATTTTCGCACGGGTGTTACGATTGAGGTAGATAACGGAATATGGCAGGTTATCGAGTTCCAACATGTTAAACCTGGAAAAGGTGCAGCCTTTGTACGTTCTAAGCTTCGCAATCTCCGTACAGGTTCCATCCAAGAGAAAACATTCCGTGCCGGTGAGAAAGTTGCAAAGGCACATATCGAAAACCGCAAAATGCAGTACCTTTATGCAAGCGGCGATAGCCATGTATTCATGGATAACGAAACATATGACCAAATCGAGCTGCCTGCTTCAAGCATCGAGCGCGAATTGAAATTCCTTAAAGAAAATATGGAAGTGCATATCATGACTTTCCAAGCCGAAACGCTTGGGGTTGAGCTTCCGAATACAGTGGAACTTGAAGTTGCGGAAACTGAGCCTGGAATTAAAGGCGATACATCTTCAGGCGGAACGAAATCAGCTGTGCTTGAGACAGGCCTATCCGTTCAAGTACCATTCTTCATCAACCAAGGTGACAAATTATTGATCAATACGAACGAAGGTTCATACGTATCACGCGCATAA
- a CDS encoding Xaa-Pro peptidase family protein yields the protein MNKLISLRASMEKAGIDGFLITSTYNRRYMTNFTGSAGVVLISQKEAKFITDFRYVEQAGKQATDYEIVQHKGTIIEEVGKQAKEMNIGTLGFEQEHLSFATYKTYEAAVEAKLTPVSGIIENLRLIKTSSEIKILKEAAAIADAAYTHILDFIRPGISELDVSNELEFFMRKQGATSSSFDIIVASGKRSALPHGVATDKIIEKGDFVTLDYGAYYNGYVSDITRTLAVGKPSDELITIYDIVLEAQLRGMAGIKPGMTGREADALTRNLIEEKGFGQYFGHSTGHGIGLEVHEGPALSLRSDIILEPGMAVTVEPGIYLPGVGGVRIEDDTIVTIDGNEALTHSTKELIIL from the coding sequence ATGAATAAACTTATTAGCTTAAGAGCTTCAATGGAAAAGGCGGGCATTGATGGCTTTTTGATCACCAGTACATATAACCGCCGATATATGACTAATTTTACGGGGAGCGCAGGTGTCGTACTGATTTCCCAGAAAGAAGCTAAATTCATCACTGATTTCCGCTACGTGGAGCAAGCGGGCAAGCAGGCAACGGATTATGAAATCGTTCAGCACAAGGGGACCATCATCGAAGAAGTCGGTAAGCAGGCTAAAGAAATGAATATCGGCACGCTCGGTTTCGAACAGGAGCACCTCTCTTTTGCAACTTACAAGACATACGAAGCAGCTGTTGAAGCCAAACTTACGCCTGTGTCTGGAATTATTGAGAATTTACGCTTGATAAAGACTTCATCAGAGATTAAGATATTAAAGGAAGCGGCTGCTATTGCCGATGCTGCCTATACACATATCCTCGATTTCATCCGTCCAGGGATTTCGGAATTGGATGTATCCAATGAACTTGAATTCTTCATGAGGAAACAGGGGGCAACTTCTTCTTCCTTTGATATTATTGTGGCTTCCGGCAAGAGGTCGGCACTTCCCCATGGAGTGGCTACGGATAAAATCATTGAAAAAGGCGATTTTGTCACATTGGATTACGGAGCATACTATAACGGGTATGTGTCTGATATAACTCGGACATTAGCAGTTGGCAAGCCGAGTGATGAACTTATTACCATTTATGACATTGTTTTAGAAGCGCAGCTGCGCGGAATGGCTGGGATCAAACCTGGCATGACGGGCAGGGAAGCGGATGCACTAACTCGTAACTTAATTGAAGAAAAGGGATTCGGGCAGTATTTTGGACATTCGACCGGACATGGAATCGGTCTAGAAGTTCATGAAGGCCCAGCATTATCCTTAAGGTCTGATATCATTTTGGAACCAGGTATGGCCGTAACCGTTGAACCGGGCATTTACTTGCCGGGCGTTGGCGGGGTGCGGATTGAAGATGATACAATCGTTACAATTGACGGTAACGAAGCACTTACTCATTCAACGAAAGAGTTAATCATTCTGTAA
- the aroQ gene encoding type II 3-dehydroquinate dehydratase has protein sequence MTKILLINGPNLNRLGKREPAHYGSSTLADVEAILQLQAEGMHVELSSFQSNHEGAIIDKLHWSEDHGIDGIIINPGAFTHYSYAIRDAIAGIDVPVVEVHISNIHARESFRHESVTAPVTAGQIVGLGIHGYELALQAITKIAKGRN, from the coding sequence ATGACAAAAATCTTATTAATCAATGGTCCGAATTTAAATCGGTTAGGGAAGCGGGAGCCGGCGCATTATGGATCCTCGACGCTTGCGGATGTGGAAGCCATTTTACAGCTGCAAGCTGAAGGGATGCATGTGGAATTGTCTTCTTTTCAATCAAACCATGAAGGAGCGATCATCGATAAGCTCCATTGGTCAGAGGATCATGGAATCGACGGGATTATCATTAATCCTGGTGCTTTTACTCATTATAGCTATGCGATTCGTGATGCAATTGCCGGAATTGATGTTCCAGTTGTGGAAGTGCATATTTCGAACATCCATGCCCGTGAAAGCTTTCGGCATGAATCGGTGACCGCCCCCGTTACGGCGGGACAGATTGTCGGCTTGGGGATACACGGATATGAATTGGCATTGCAGGCGATCACAAAGATTGCAAAGGGGAGAAATTGA
- a CDS encoding YqhR family membrane protein → MSTNEHGQKQQENQSMLLYNALIIGFVGGAAASLAGMIAHYVNFMDFSPRFILTSWSNMSWIDHWLGAVMTIIIFGILSVVIALIYYGFFKRMKSFFTGIIFGGVCWALLVFVLKPMFSDLPAFSKMSTNTIITSACIFILYGLFVGYSISYDHQEYIRDKNTAQKQQES, encoded by the coding sequence ATGTCTACTAATGAACATGGACAAAAACAACAGGAAAATCAAAGTATGCTACTATATAACGCATTAATCATCGGTTTTGTTGGCGGTGCGGCAGCCAGTCTTGCGGGCATGATTGCGCACTATGTCAATTTCATGGATTTCAGCCCGAGATTCATTCTTACTTCTTGGTCGAATATGAGCTGGATCGATCACTGGTTAGGTGCAGTCATGACCATCATCATTTTCGGAATCTTATCTGTGGTGATTGCATTGATATACTATGGCTTTTTTAAAAGGATGAAGAGCTTTTTTACAGGGATTATTTTTGGAGGGGTTTGCTGGGCTTTGTTGGTCTTCGTTTTAAAGCCGATGTTCTCCGACCTGCCAGCCTTTTCGAAAATGTCGACGAATACGATCATAACAAGTGCCTGCATTTTTATTTTATACGGACTTTTTGTAGGATATTCTATATCATACGATCATCAGGAATATATACGCGATAAAAACACCGCCCAGAAGCAGCAGGAAAGCTGA